TCTAGTGGTTTAGAAAGAACGCCGCTTGCAGAACCAACACCAGCAAATACTAGTCCTACCTCGCCTCTAGGAATCATGCCTACCCCGATCGCTAAACGATTGATGCCAGGTTGTCCGAAGACGGCAGCACCCGTGACAACTTTACCGACGATTGCCACAGCAATCAGAAAGATAGCAATAATCAACCCCTCGCGGTTACTGGGAACGGCGGGGTTGAGAACTCCCAAGTCGGTTTTTGCCCCTACAGTGACAAAAAAGATGGGAACGAGCATATCCGCGATCGGTACGACTTGTTTCTGAAGTTCTTTGCGCTTGTCAGTTTCGTCTAGCACTAAACCAGCGGCAAATGCTCCTAAAATCGCCTCTAGATGGATTGCCGCAGCTAAGTATGACATGACAAAAGCAAAGATAAAAGCTGGGATGACTAATTCACCGCGCGTCTTGAGGCGATCGACAACTGTAACAAAGGTTTTGTTGAAAACATTGCCAAGTAGAATTGCCCCTAACAAAAAACCAGTGGCACTAATAATCAGATAAATGACATTACCCACGTCCACTTCGCCAGTTTTCGCCAAGCTTGCCACCACTGCCAGCACGATGATACCTAGTACATCATCAATTACGGCGGCTCCTAAGATAATTTGACCTTCTCTTGAGTTGAGAGTTCCCAGTTCCGACAAGACTTTGGAAGTAATACCAATACTCGTTGCAGTCAAGGCAGCACCAGCAAAAATCGCAGGCACGGCAGGTACACCAAACCATATCATCAACCCTGCCGTACCTGCACCAAACGGCACGGCTACCCCTACACAAGCCACCACAGCCGCTTGGATACCGACTGCCATTAATTCTTTTAAATTTGATTCCAGCCCAATTTCAAACAGCAGGATCACCACACCCAACTCAGCCAAAACTGAAATCACTTCGCTTTGAGCGGCAAAGGTGGGGGCAACTTCCTCCGGCGCTAGCCCTGCGGTGGTTTGAAGGAAATTCATAATCAGAGAACTCGTAGCATCAGCCCCACCTTCTGGAAACACTAATAAATGTAAGGCAGAAACTCCGACAATGACACCACCCACCAGTTCGCCTAAAACTGGAGGTAAACCAAAGCGGTTAGAGATTTCTCCACCCACTTTGCTAGCAAAGTAAATGACGACCAAACTTAGCAGCACTCCTGCTAGCACCAAAGCACTATTTGCCTCTGCTTCTGGCACAGTTAGCAGTAAAGGCGTAGATCCCCACAGAGTAAAATTACTTACCCAGCTAAAACCATCTAACTCCATTAGCTGTCCAAAAATCATCCTTTTCAATTTACTAGTTTTGGGGAGTCAGTTATCAGTTGTCAGTTAACAGTTAACAGGGAGCAGGGAGCAGAGAGCAGAGGAGAGAATAACAACCAATGGCTAATGACCAAAAAATATACCTGGCAGCGATCGCTACCAGGTATGTTTTCTTCAGCAGTCGTCAAAGCTAACTGCTCAAACC
This window of the Chroococcidiopsis thermalis PCC 7203 genome carries:
- a CDS encoding cation:proton antiporter, encoding MIFGQLMELDGFSWVSNFTLWGSTPLLLTVPEAEANSALVLAGVLLSLVVIYFASKVGGEISNRFGLPPVLGELVGGVIVGVSALHLLVFPEGGADATSSLIMNFLQTTAGLAPEEVAPTFAAQSEVISVLAELGVVILLFEIGLESNLKELMAVGIQAAVVACVGVAVPFGAGTAGLMIWFGVPAVPAIFAGAALTATSIGITSKVLSELGTLNSREGQIILGAAVIDDVLGIIVLAVVASLAKTGEVDVGNVIYLIISATGFLLGAILLGNVFNKTFVTVVDRLKTRGELVIPAFIFAFVMSYLAAAIHLEAILGAFAAGLVLDETDKRKELQKQVVPIADMLVPIFFVTVGAKTDLGVLNPAVPSNREGLIIAIFLIAVAIVGKVVTGAAVFGQPGINRLAIGVGMIPRGEVGLVFAGVGSASGVLSKPLEAAIIMMVILTTFLAPPLLRFVFPPTTAVGGEPETPV